A DNA window from Sporosarcina sp. ANT_H38 contains the following coding sequences:
- a CDS encoding PAS domain-containing sensor histidine kinase — MPNSCVLHEDKGLMTGNAYVEKLIFSLTKSGVILNASRDFCTISVEKIPSIIGTSIYEFVHEDDRPLFIERINESYGASLIPFTFRFTKSKWSFLPFYVNMCSWISHNEVHIQAIPIFETSAYTSVERALIDKEITVFDITDGAAINYTFDGTVTGVNDAYVELFGWTKEELEGKEASIIPDFLLYEFIEIKERLENGEKVVQLNTVRITKNGLMLPVNIKVLADYDDDGMVRSVFALLRKLEETLEMKAFVEKQLGNILQQEVLIKDITRNSEFGICQFDVEKGMYLYVSPGIERLIGIPVLDLMKDPALFVSTCHPDDKIELFRFYEELSKETTEIEYRVVNKDEKICWIRTKITPVIDGVGEVMRYVSITQDISKLKMQDELLRKWDMLHIVGQLSASFAHQVRNPLTTIKGFIQLLPMGPENTFGSIMTEELSKIELIIEEFLQLAKPSNGTGFTTTSIYNEITRTIALMEKEAMLNNISFNMKLNAKDQFIHCESKQIQQVFINLMKNSIDAMPNGGVITISTVAAEGRVVKVTLSDTGIGIPPERLSKLGEPYYSLKEKGTGLGLMVSYKIIENHHGSIQFKSKEGFGTTVEISLPISVPAS, encoded by the coding sequence ATGCCGAATTCTTGTGTATTGCATGAAGATAAGGGTCTGATGACTGGAAATGCATATGTTGAAAAACTTATTTTCAGTTTGACAAAAAGTGGAGTAATTCTGAATGCAAGTAGAGATTTTTGTACTATTTCGGTGGAAAAAATCCCTTCTATAATTGGTACGTCAATCTATGAATTTGTTCATGAAGATGATCGCCCGTTGTTCATCGAACGAATCAATGAATCCTATGGTGCAAGTTTGATTCCGTTTACTTTCAGATTCACTAAAAGCAAATGGAGCTTTTTGCCGTTTTATGTGAATATGTGCAGTTGGATTTCACATAACGAAGTACATATACAAGCAATTCCAATTTTTGAAACGTCCGCCTATACATCTGTTGAACGTGCGTTAATTGATAAAGAAATTACGGTATTTGACATTACGGATGGTGCTGCAATCAATTATACTTTTGACGGAACTGTTACTGGCGTTAACGACGCTTATGTTGAGTTGTTTGGATGGACAAAAGAAGAGCTAGAAGGGAAGGAAGCTTCGATAATTCCTGATTTTCTTTTGTACGAATTTATAGAAATTAAGGAGCGACTAGAGAATGGTGAAAAAGTAGTCCAATTGAACACTGTACGAATAACGAAAAATGGACTAATGCTTCCAGTTAATATCAAGGTTTTGGCAGATTATGATGACGATGGAATGGTTCGGAGCGTTTTCGCACTTTTGAGAAAGCTTGAGGAAACACTTGAAATGAAAGCGTTTGTCGAAAAGCAATTGGGTAATATTTTGCAACAGGAAGTATTAATAAAGGATATTACGAGAAATTCGGAATTTGGAATTTGTCAATTTGATGTTGAAAAGGGGATGTACCTCTACGTAAGTCCTGGAATAGAACGACTTATCGGTATTCCAGTTTTAGACTTAATGAAAGATCCTGCACTGTTTGTCTCAACATGTCATCCAGATGATAAAATAGAATTGTTTCGTTTTTATGAAGAGTTATCTAAAGAAACGACCGAAATTGAGTATCGCGTGGTAAATAAGGATGAAAAAATTTGCTGGATTCGAACAAAGATTACCCCTGTTATTGATGGAGTGGGAGAAGTAATGAGGTATGTTTCAATTACACAGGATATTTCTAAACTAAAAATGCAAGATGAGCTTCTTAGAAAGTGGGACATGCTTCACATTGTTGGACAATTATCTGCAAGCTTTGCTCATCAAGTAAGAAATCCATTAACAACTATAAAAGGGTTCATTCAATTACTTCCAATGGGTCCAGAAAATACGTTTGGTTCGATTATGACAGAAGAGCTTAGTAAAATTGAATTGATAATAGAAGAATTTCTTCAACTTGCAAAACCGAGTAACGGAACGGGGTTCACAACTACATCCATATATAACGAAATAACTCGAACCATTGCATTGATGGAAAAAGAAGCAATGCTGAATAATATATCATTCAATATGAAACTTAATGCTAAAGATCAATTCATACATTGTGAATCAAAGCAAATCCAGCAAGTGTTCATTAATTTAATGAAAAATTCTATAGATGCAATGCCGAACGGTGGAGTAATAACGATAAGTACAGTAGCTGCGGAAGGTAGAGTTGTTAAAGTTACCCTCTCAGATACTGGTATTGGAATTCCACCGGAACGTCTCAGTAAACTGGGCGAGCCGTACTATTCACTGAAAGAGAAAGGAACGGGTCTAGGCCTAATGGTTAGCTATAAAATTATTGAAAACCATCATGGATCTATTCAATTCAAAAGTAAAGAAGGTTTTGGAACTACTGTAGAGATCAGTCTTCCGATAAGTGTCCCTGCTAGTTGA
- the recQ gene encoding DNA helicase RecQ, producing MVQIEKALSILTTYFGYPSFRTGQEQVIRSVMSYQDTLCVMPTGGGKSVCYQVPALVMEGTVLVISPLISLMKDQVDALHQAGIPAAYINSSMSSEEYFETMERAVLGEYQLLYVAPERLDSPSFKNQLRRMTVPMVAIDEAHCISQWGHDFRPSYRNISSIVSLFDKKPVLLALTATATPAVREDICRQLGIREDNTVMTGFERANLTFSVVKGQDREKFVKEYVRKNEGEAGIIYAATRKAVDHVHDILQKSGVSVAKYHAGLGDIERQSGQDRFLNDEASVMVATNAFGMGIDKSNIRYVIHYQMPKNMESYYQEAGRAGRDGLDSACTVLFSSQDVQTQRFLIDQSQDPNRIPAELEKLQSMIDYCHTETCLQKFIILYFGETDVKNCGRCANCTDTRESTDVTEDVQKVLSCVIRMGQRFGKAMIAQVLTGSRNKKVIEFGFDKLTTYGLMKGRSAKDISDFIEFIISESYLGVENGQFPTIYVSEQGKDVLTGKVVVNRKVTVITMQVANDDPLFDQLRALRMKLAQEAGVPPFVVFSDKTLRDIAARMPVTNDDFLEVSGVGLAKLERYGEPFMEEIKNFQTQNV from the coding sequence ATGGTCCAAATCGAAAAAGCTTTATCGATATTGACAACATATTTCGGATATCCTTCATTCAGAACGGGGCAGGAGCAAGTTATCCGAAGCGTTATGAGCTATCAGGATACGCTTTGTGTCATGCCGACTGGGGGAGGGAAATCTGTTTGTTATCAGGTGCCCGCACTTGTGATGGAAGGCACTGTTCTTGTTATTTCACCCCTTATTTCATTAATGAAAGATCAGGTCGATGCGCTCCATCAGGCAGGAATTCCGGCGGCATACATTAATAGTTCAATGTCATCTGAGGAATATTTTGAAACGATGGAAAGAGCAGTACTAGGTGAATACCAGCTTCTTTACGTAGCGCCAGAGCGACTGGATTCGCCGTCTTTCAAAAACCAGTTGCGCCGAATGACAGTTCCGATGGTGGCAATCGATGAGGCGCATTGTATTTCGCAATGGGGACACGATTTCCGCCCAAGTTACCGCAATATAAGCAGTATCGTTTCTTTGTTTGATAAAAAACCGGTCCTACTTGCACTCACAGCTACCGCTACACCGGCTGTCCGAGAAGATATTTGCCGACAGCTTGGGATTAGAGAAGACAATACGGTTATGACTGGTTTTGAACGGGCAAATCTTACTTTTTCAGTAGTTAAAGGTCAGGACCGTGAGAAATTCGTCAAAGAATATGTCAGGAAAAATGAAGGGGAAGCGGGTATCATTTACGCTGCCACACGAAAAGCGGTTGATCATGTTCATGATATCCTTCAGAAAAGTGGCGTGTCAGTTGCTAAATACCATGCAGGACTTGGCGATATTGAACGCCAGTCTGGACAAGACCGCTTTTTAAATGATGAAGCTTCTGTGATGGTTGCCACGAATGCATTTGGTATGGGAATTGATAAATCTAATATCCGTTATGTTATTCATTACCAGATGCCGAAAAATATGGAAAGTTATTATCAGGAGGCAGGACGTGCGGGAAGGGACGGGCTAGACAGTGCTTGTACTGTGCTCTTTTCATCACAGGACGTCCAGACGCAACGTTTTCTAATTGATCAATCACAAGACCCGAATAGAATTCCAGCAGAGCTTGAAAAATTACAGTCGATGATTGACTACTGCCATACGGAAACATGCCTTCAGAAATTCATTATTTTGTATTTCGGAGAGACAGATGTGAAGAACTGTGGCCGCTGTGCAAATTGTACAGACACACGTGAAAGTACGGATGTGACTGAAGACGTTCAAAAAGTATTGTCATGCGTTATTCGAATGGGACAACGATTCGGCAAGGCAATGATTGCACAAGTATTAACAGGATCCAGAAATAAAAAAGTGATTGAATTTGGATTCGATAAATTAACGACATATGGTTTAATGAAAGGGCGCAGTGCCAAAGATATTTCCGATTTCATCGAATTCATTATTTCGGAAAGTTATCTTGGTGTAGAAAATGGCCAATTTCCAACCATTTACGTTAGTGAACAGGGGAAAGACGTACTGACCGGCAAAGTGGTTGTCAATCGAAAAGTGACTGTTATAACAATGCAAGTTGCAAATGATGATCCGCTATTCGACCAGCTTCGTGCACTGCGTATGAAACTTGCTCAAGAAGCCGGTGTACCACCGTTCGTCGTATTTTCAGATAAAACGTTACGTGATATAGCAGCAAGAATGCCAGTTACAAATGATGATTTCCTCGAAGTAAGTGGTGTCGGTCTTGCGAAGTTGGAAAGATATGGGGAACCGTTTATGGAAGAAATTAAGAACTTCCAGACGCAAAACGTTTGA
- a CDS encoding queuosine precursor transporter, producing MLYYLNGLFVGLLILSNILAVKLFSIGEWVVLPAAALIYVCTYPLLDVITEAYGKEAARRTVLTGFIAQLFAIFFIWISIKLPAAPFYEHQQSFETIFSAGFRVTIASLVAYLISQNLDVIIFDKLKKRHGTKKLWVRNNASTMVSQLVDTTIFISIAFYGTMPLSILIGMIFSQYIFKFIVAILDTPIVYALVALCNRTEKKANLNRVTVHN from the coding sequence ATGCTTTACTATTTAAATGGACTTTTTGTCGGGTTATTGATTTTGTCCAATATATTAGCTGTAAAATTATTCAGTATCGGCGAATGGGTTGTGTTGCCTGCCGCTGCACTTATTTACGTTTGTACCTATCCGCTCCTAGATGTCATAACGGAAGCCTATGGAAAAGAAGCAGCTAGAAGAACCGTTCTGACAGGGTTCATTGCACAACTTTTCGCGATTTTCTTTATCTGGATTTCCATTAAGTTACCTGCCGCCCCTTTCTATGAACATCAGCAATCGTTCGAAACGATTTTCAGCGCAGGCTTCAGAGTGACAATCGCCAGTTTGGTCGCTTATTTGATTAGCCAGAACTTAGATGTAATCATTTTTGACAAACTGAAAAAACGACACGGCACAAAGAAATTGTGGGTTCGAAATAATGCTTCCACGATGGTGAGCCAGCTCGTTGATACAACAATTTTTATTTCAATTGCTTTTTATGGCACAATGCCGTTAAGCATACTAATTGGAATGATTTTCAGTCAATATATTTTCAAATTCATCGTCGCAATACTGGATACACCGATCGTCTACGCCCTTGTTGCATTATGCAATAGGACAGAAAAGAAGGCCAACTTGAATAGGGTTACCGTACATAATTAA